Proteins encoded together in one Sphingomonas radiodurans window:
- a CDS encoding restriction endonuclease subunit S, translated as MTLPDKWERAKLGDLLQVISGFAFKSGEYQDRGHFLIRIGNVQDSKINLNNPRFVSLSTATSRFELAAGDILTSLTGNIGRVARVEEAHLPAALNQRVAKLQPATSLSEDGYLYRFLSSAAFREPLSSHGQGAAQQNVSSNVIEDIFIPLPPLAEQRRIVVKLDAMTARLARARAALNRVPVLAERLRVTGLERAFEGRLFPDADGGRLGWKTVAFEEAGEIASNLVPPTSILKLPHIAPNHIRSGRPVLLPFQTIAEDGVISGKHRFYAGQLIYSKIRPYLRKVVLVNFEGGCSADMYPINPRCDARYLMYWMLSPQFTWLATRQEGRTVLPKINQNALNAIPTPLAPTAMQKRIAAALDAIFARADRLEAEAARAIAMLDRLEAAILAKAFRGELVPQDPNDEPASVLLDRIRAECVAVPKPKRGRRPAPVA; from the coding sequence ACAGGTTATAAGCGGCTTTGCTTTCAAAAGCGGGGAATATCAGGATCGTGGGCACTTCCTCATAAGGATCGGCAATGTCCAAGATAGCAAAATCAATCTCAATAATCCAAGGTTTGTGTCACTCTCGACCGCTACGAGCAGGTTTGAGCTCGCCGCGGGTGACATTCTCACCTCGTTAACGGGGAACATTGGCCGAGTGGCTAGAGTTGAGGAAGCCCACTTACCTGCGGCGCTCAATCAGCGCGTTGCAAAGCTACAGCCTGCCACATCGCTTTCCGAGGATGGCTATCTCTATCGCTTCTTGAGCTCCGCAGCTTTCCGGGAGCCCCTTTCCAGCCATGGTCAAGGCGCCGCCCAGCAAAATGTGAGTTCGAATGTCATTGAGGACATCTTTATTCCTCTACCACCCTTAGCCGAACAGCGCCGCATCGTCGTGAAGCTTGACGCAATGACCGCTCGCCTCGCCCGCGCGCGGGCGGCACTGAATCGGGTACCGGTGCTAGCCGAACGCCTAAGGGTTACCGGTCTCGAACGAGCGTTTGAAGGCAGGCTCTTTCCGGATGCTGATGGGGGACGGCTGGGCTGGAAGACTGTGGCGTTCGAAGAGGCCGGAGAGATCGCCAGCAATCTCGTTCCGCCTACCTCAATCCTCAAGTTGCCACATATCGCACCAAATCACATCCGATCTGGACGCCCGGTACTCCTCCCCTTTCAGACTATTGCCGAAGATGGGGTTATAAGCGGAAAGCACCGCTTTTACGCCGGCCAACTGATCTATTCGAAAATTCGGCCTTACCTACGCAAAGTGGTCTTGGTCAATTTCGAGGGTGGATGCAGCGCTGACATGTATCCGATTAACCCACGGTGCGACGCGCGTTACCTAATGTATTGGATGCTGTCGCCGCAATTTACTTGGCTGGCTACAAGACAGGAGGGCCGAACGGTCTTACCAAAGATCAATCAAAACGCCTTGAATGCGATCCCGACCCCGCTCGCCCCCACGGCAATGCAAAAGCGCATCGCTGCCGCCCTCGATGCAATCTTCGCCCGTGCTGACCGTCTCGAAGCCGAAGCCGCCCGCGCCATCGCGATGCTTGACCGGCTCGAAGCGGCGATCCTCGCCAAGGCGTTCCGCGGCGAGTTGGTGCCGCAGGACCCGAATGACGAGCCGGCGAGCGTCCTGCTCGATCGCATCCGCGCCGAGTGCGTCGCCGTACCGAAACCTAAACGCGGGCGTCGCCCTGCGCCGGTAGCCTGA